Genomic DNA from Parambassis ranga chromosome 5, fParRan2.1, whole genome shotgun sequence:
CACTCGGACCCGTGGGCAGGTGTGTGGTGACAAATCAATAATAGCGGCGAGAAAAATACTCCTCACAAATATTAAGAGAGTATAAACAACGATAAAACTTCCGTTTCTATGAGCATTAACTATGCAGTTAGTTGGCATCTCTTCCAGTTAATTGGACCTGTTTAGGTCTTAAATCTCATTTAAAACCGAGTCTGCAAACTGTGTAGTTAATATGGCTCTGGAATAAGAAGGCGGCtccttaaatgtgtgtgtcaaaaaCGTGCAAATATTGAATTACGTATCCTGCAATCCACCTTTCTAACCCGGATGACTTGGAGGAACTTGTTGTGTTAGGAATGAGTAATGAGGGTCTGGTGTGTCACTGGTGATTCACCTCCTGGATGTGGAGATCTGGCAGTTAGGACTGGGTGGACCCTGGCTTACTTCTCCCGTTTAATGATCTTGGAGATCAGGATATAATTCTGCAAAGTTGGATTTGCAGACAAATGTCCCTGTATTAAAACATTGAGAAACAAGGGGCGGTGGTCCAGTGTGTTTGCTCACTTTAGCTGTTTATTGGAAACTAAATCCTATAATCCTGGTAAAATGTAGTAGTGTACCTACTAGTGGAcaaaatcactgtgtgtgtgtgtgagtgagtgagtacAATAAACATTTACTTACTGTAACTTTAAACCACTGATGCTACCTTCATGTCCGATTCTTGGGAATACTTTCTCACCATTCATGATTTATGAAGAGTGAACTTATTTTATGGTGCAGTTTAATGTTTATAATCTTTATTGTTCTTCCAGATTGTGGACCTGGACTCAAAGAGAAACAGGAACAGGGAGGCATTGAATGCACTCAAACATGAAGTGTCAGATACAGGTAAGTGACCCTTCAGTGGAGTGCTGTCATAGAAGAGTAAAGCATCAGAACTAAGAGTTTTTCTTTGTactatttttaattaaatgtaaatcaTTTTTCCACAGAATTGCATGTTTTTGTGGATCTGTTGTTATTCTTGTACTGTACATTATGTCACTGAATTTGAAATGACATTTATCACTGCTGATGTTTGCAGAGAAAGTGAAGGTTTGTTTTGGGAACATGTTCATTAAATTTCCCAAAGTGAAGACAACAGAGATGATTCAGAAAGGTAAACACTTTCAAATCACAAAATCTAAACATGTTGGAAATTGTTTTACACGAACACATTTTCTGAACTCCTCTGGTTTTTGTCCCTCTTCTGTAGATCAGGAGCAGCTGGATAAGGAGATAAATGACCTTCGCAAAGGCCTTAAAGCAAAAGTCAATCATCTCAATGAGATACAAGGTAGGAGTGTTTGGAACAGAGACGAGTCACTATGTGCTTTGAATGAATACATTGATCTTTTGGAAATTAACACTGATGTCATGAAAACGTTTTATGTAGCCTTTGGGCTCTATTTTgtttccaaaaaaacaaacaaaagaccaTAAAATAGAAGAATTCAAGCTCCCCAAGCTCTGCGACATAGGGTTATATGTTAAGGCACATTTTCATGATAATAAACATAGCATAAATACACCAGACGTTTACAAAGGAAAAAGTTCAGGAACTGCAGAATTGCACAGAGAACATGACATGCGTAATAATGATACTCATCCTCCTCCAACACTGCTTCCACAGTGGCTAGTTTTAGTCCACCAATGGAGCTGACCTTCTCACCATCGTACTCCCGGTACTTCTGTTCTCTTCAGCCTTGTTGTTTTCTGCCCAGTAAATCACAGAATAGTGTGCAGTCTTCCACATGCTGGCTGAACAGCACAGATAATCATGTGAAGCTCTCATGATAAAAATGTTGTCCCCTGGACTCTAGTACTCTCACGTATTGACGTCTCCGAGGAACAGGTCCTTTTATTGTGTTGCGCTCTGTCTCTGTAACACTGTGACTTTCTCCTCAAGATCTACAGTTGTCATCTGATCTCTTGTTGATCCAGCTCTATTTATCACACAAATGATTTCTATCTGAGGTTTTTATGTGTTTAGCTATTGTTATTCATACTTTTTATCTGTGTTGCTCATACTTATTTCCTTTATAAGGCGTCCTTGAATTTAATGAAAGgcaaataaaccacatcatgTAGACCTGGTTGGTGCAAGTTGACTTTTGATGGGTCTGATTGCATCTGGCTgacttctcctcctcctacatTTTTCTCTTTATGAGCTACCTTCTCTTCCTGACCCTCCATTTGACCCTCCACTAGTTGAAGCTTAAAAACAATCCAAACAATTGAACTGCCAGGCACATTATTAGTCTGCTCAGCTATCTGTTAAATCGTTAAACCTCCTCAGGTAAAGGCCCTTTTACCAAACATAAAACTACTAAAGTTGTGACATCTCCCTTTGAGCACCCAGTATGAAACAATAAGTTCTTCTAAGAGGTGGATAAGATCATAAAATCAGCAAAAGAGCCGAATGTTGTGCACTTCCACACAATCCAAATTCCACCCATAAATTTGACTTCATAAAGGTCTCATAACAtcataaataaaggaattatgCGTGTCCTTCAGTGTGCAGGATTGTTTTGGCGCGTTCACGTTTTGTAACATCCAAATGAAATCCACAGTATGAATGGGTCCATAAAATAGAGGCACAGATCCTATCGTTTGTTTGTAGTACATATTTTTGATTATTTACACAATCGCACAGTTCTTGTATCTTCAGTCCAACTGTATTGTAATTAGAAACTCAGTGTTCCAATGTATCATCAGAGCCTCTGAGGAGGATGCATTTTAATCTTTTTGTTTTGGATTCATTCTGCACTTCTTGGACCGTTTTATGCTCTTGTGACATTTCACCCATCATCTTTGGACCCATACATGCTCATGAATTATCCCTGCAGTCCTCTATGAGGAATGTCCGGTCTTCAgtaaattgtgtttttctaGAGGGTAATCTCTTTTCTAATAGGTCGTCAATTGCCGCTGATGTATTGTCAGGCTCTGAATCTCTCCCAGTGGTGCATATATTGGAAGCAGGAATGGAAACTGAGTCCATTCAGTCATAGCTGTAGACTTGGAGAACCAAACAGGGAGGGGGTGAGGCTCAGTAATTATTCCTCTGGTAAAGCagttaaaaaggaaaaatactCAGTGTTATTTTTGGGGAAAAGCCTCAGCTACAATAACATCCAGAGAACCGGTCAGTTGCTGTTATATAGTTGTTATTGTGAGCATTCATGACAgcagattattattatgatgtttgttttcttgtttgtttgtttgcaggaaAGCCTGAACTG
This window encodes:
- the pdrg1 gene encoding p53 and DNA damage-regulated protein 1, encoding MDGESQRILEYLTEVEEAAEDVLTTKQQIVDLDSKRNRNREALNALKHEVSDTEKVKVCFGNMFIKFPKVKTTEMIQKDQEQLDKEINDLRKGLKAKVNHLNEIQGKPELRGYHLSPLSTDEIKAINSVLKR